One Kribbella sp. NBC_00662 genomic region harbors:
- a CDS encoding DUF6766 family protein, translating to MTRVRGFVRTNSLSLVFGVLFLGALVGQAFAGLAEFNNGQVADGLATISFGRYVTSADFAVDVTENWQSEYLQFLLYIVLTVWLVQRGSPESKPLDQAGRESDEDQKVGAYAGPDSPRWARVGGLRTRVYSSSLGLVMGSIFLACWLVQSVAGWSAYNEQRLKQLQDPQSWLSYVGSADFWSRSLQNWQSELLAVGSMAVFSIYLRQRGSPESKPVGTPHDATGIEG from the coding sequence ATGACCCGGGTGCGTGGCTTCGTACGCACCAATTCTCTCAGCCTCGTCTTCGGAGTGCTGTTCCTGGGAGCCTTGGTCGGTCAGGCATTCGCAGGTCTTGCGGAGTTCAACAACGGTCAGGTCGCGGACGGTCTCGCGACGATTTCTTTCGGCCGGTATGTCACCTCCGCGGACTTCGCGGTGGACGTCACCGAGAACTGGCAGAGCGAGTACCTGCAGTTCCTGCTCTACATCGTCTTGACCGTCTGGCTGGTCCAACGCGGTTCCCCGGAGTCCAAGCCGCTCGATCAGGCCGGCCGGGAGTCCGACGAGGACCAGAAGGTCGGGGCGTACGCCGGACCCGACTCGCCACGCTGGGCGAGGGTCGGCGGCTTGCGGACCAGAGTCTATTCCTCGTCGCTCGGTCTCGTGATGGGATCGATCTTCCTGGCCTGCTGGCTGGTGCAGTCGGTAGCGGGCTGGTCGGCGTACAACGAGCAACGGCTCAAGCAGCTGCAAGATCCGCAGTCATGGCTGTCGTACGTGGGCTCGGCCGACTTCTGGAGTCGCAGCCTGCAGAACTGGCAGTCGGAGCTGCTTGCCGTCGGATCGATGGCCGTCTTCAGCATCTACCTACGTCAACGCGGATCCCCGGAAAGCAAGCCGGTCGGCACCCCACACGACGCCACCGGCATCGAGGGTTGA